TGACGACGACCGAGGAGACGGAGACCGAGGCGGACGACTCTGAGGACACCGAAACCGAATCTGAGGAAGACGAGTCCGAGGACACCGAAACCGAGGAGGACGACTCCGAGGACACCGAATCTGAGGAAGACGACTCCGACGAGGACGAGTCCGGCGAGTCGAAGGCCGGATGGGTGACCAAGGACGTCGACAACCGAACGGTCGACTTGACGAACCTCAAGGGCGCGAACGCGACCGCGATCGGGAACCTGTCGGTGCCCGCTGGCGAGTACGACAAGGTGTTCGTGTACGTCAGCGACATCAACGCGACGCTGACGAACGGCGAGTCCGTGAACGTGAAGCTCCCGAGTTCGAAGCTCCAGATCAACAAGGAGTTCGAGCTGACCGCGAACTCCACGCCGGACTTCGTGTTCGACATCAACGTCCACAAGGCGGGGAACTCCGGGAAGTACATCCTCCGCCCGATCGTGAGCGAGTCCGGGACGGGCGACCAGGTCGAGATCCGCGAGGTCGACGAGAACGGCAAGCCCGTGGACGCCGGTGCGAACGGCAAGGCCAAGGGCAAGCAGGGTGGTGACGACGACGGCGAGGAGACCGACGGCGACGACGCGGACGAGACCGAGGACGGCGAGTCCGACGAGAGCGCGCTCGAGGCGAGCCTCGACGGACAGGTCCGCGCCGGCGAGACGGTCACGCTGTCCGTGACGGATGCGAACGGCTCGGTCGCGAACGCGACGGTCGAGGTGAACGGCGAGACAGCCGGTGAGACCGCCGCCGACGGCACGCTCGCGTTCGAGGTCCCCGACACCGAGGAGCTCGAGGTCGAGGTGACGAAAGACGACGCCGAGGTCGAACTGGAACGCGACGTGAAGGGCGGCAACGGCAACGGGAACGGCAACGACCAGCAACTCAGCGGCTACGCGCTCGCAGCCGCCTGACGCACCCGAGCACGCCCACGGTCCCCTTCCAGGCGACTTCTCTCTATTTCCACCCGCCAGCGACGGCCACCGCCACCACCAACACCTGGCCGCGCGAAGCGAGCGCAGTTCCGCGCTCGCTTCGCGCAGGGGAAGGGCAGGGCGCGGTGCGGTCGCCGTGGCGGAGTGGTCGCGGTTGCGGTGCGGTCGCCGTGGCGGAGTGGTCGCCGTGGCGGAGTGGTTGCGGTCGCGGTGCGGCGGCAGTGCTTTGGCGGTAGCGGTCGCGGCCGTCGTCCAGTACACTCACCGAGCGCGAACGGAGTGAGCGCTCGGCCTTTTTTCAGCAACGTTTTTTCAAGGAGCGGTCGCCGAAGCGGCCGAAGGCCGCGAGGCGACCCGACGCAGAAAAAAGATTGTGCGAAAGCATAAACCGCGCGCCGCTGCTACGCGAGGTATGCGCATTGCGGTTCCTAACAAGGGTCGGATTCACGACCCGTCGATCTCGCTGTTGGAGCGTGCGGGCCTGCCGGTCGTGGACGGCGCGGACCGGAAGCTCTACGCGGACACGGTCGATCCGGACGTGTCC
The Halorubellus sp. JP-L1 DNA segment above includes these coding regions:
- a CDS encoding DUF4382 domain-containing protein, which encodes MTTKNALGAIAMAALLVLAGCSSAVPGSTTNAQATTDGAVDDGQSMDSTNAAALTFYVSDRPGAIDDFEHLNVTITKIGLHEADGGEDGDDANETDTDDEASETDSANDTADASMDAADVDTTTVDDPNETTVEMTTTEETETEADDSEDTETESEEDESEDTETEEDDSEDTESEEDDSDEDESGESKAGWVTKDVDNRTVDLTNLKGANATAIGNLSVPAGEYDKVFVYVSDINATLTNGESVNVKLPSSKLQINKEFELTANSTPDFVFDINVHKAGNSGKYILRPIVSESGTGDQVEIREVDENGKPVDAGANGKAKGKQGGDDDGEETDGDDADETEDGESDESALEASLDGQVRAGETVTLSVTDANGSVANATVEVNGETAGETAADGTLAFEVPDTEELEVEVTKDDAEVELERDVKGGNGNGNGNDQQLSGYALAAA